The following proteins come from a genomic window of Heyndrickxia acidicola:
- a CDS encoding peptide chain release factor 3 — protein sequence MTSTFKDEVLSRRTFAIISHPDAGKTTLTEQLLLFGGAIRAAGTVKGKKTGKFATSDWMEIEKQRGISVTSSVMQFEYEGFRVNILDTPGHQDFSEDTYRTLMAVDSAVMIIDSAKGIEDQTIKLFKVCRMRGIPIFTFINKLDRQGKAPLELLAELEEVLGIESYPMNWPVGMGKEFLGIYDRYHNRIEQFRVDEKDRFIELDENGEIKGESPIKQSSLYEQALEEVMLLDEAGNEFSKDRIANGTLTPVFFGSALTNFGVQTFLETYLKFAPSPQPRNSNVGMIDPVREDFSGFVFKIQANMNPAHRDRIAFVRICSGKFERGMNVSLSRTGKPMKLSQSTSFLADDRSTVDMAVSGDIIGLYDTGTYQIGDTITSGKEAIQFEKLPQFAPELFVKVTAKNVMKQKSFHKGIVQLVQEGAIQLYKTYRTDDYILGAVGQLQFEVFEHRMKNEYNSDVIMEPIGSKIPRWIEETQVNESLSSSRSLLVKDRFDKPLFLFENDFALRWFQDKNPGIKLSNPME from the coding sequence ATGACAAGTACTTTTAAAGATGAGGTTCTCTCTCGAAGAACATTTGCAATTATTTCCCATCCGGATGCCGGGAAAACCACGTTAACCGAGCAGCTCTTATTATTCGGAGGCGCGATTCGGGCAGCGGGAACGGTTAAAGGAAAAAAGACAGGGAAATTTGCTACTTCTGACTGGATGGAAATTGAAAAACAAAGGGGTATTTCAGTAACCTCCTCTGTAATGCAGTTTGAATATGAAGGGTTTCGTGTGAATATTTTGGATACACCGGGACATCAGGACTTCAGTGAAGATACCTATAGAACTCTTATGGCAGTAGACAGTGCTGTGATGATTATAGATTCAGCGAAGGGAATAGAGGATCAAACCATTAAACTGTTTAAGGTATGCCGCATGCGAGGGATTCCAATATTTACTTTCATCAACAAGCTAGACCGCCAAGGGAAAGCTCCATTGGAATTACTTGCAGAATTGGAAGAGGTTCTTGGGATTGAATCCTATCCAATGAATTGGCCGGTTGGAATGGGTAAAGAGTTTCTTGGAATTTATGATCGCTACCATAACCGCATTGAACAGTTTCGGGTGGATGAGAAAGATCGCTTTATTGAACTTGATGAAAATGGAGAAATTAAGGGTGAGTCTCCTATTAAGCAGTCATCGCTATATGAGCAGGCATTAGAAGAAGTCATGCTCTTGGATGAAGCAGGAAATGAATTCTCTAAAGATAGGATAGCGAATGGAACGCTTACTCCGGTTTTCTTTGGAAGTGCTTTGACGAATTTTGGCGTACAGACCTTTCTTGAAACGTATTTGAAGTTCGCTCCTTCTCCACAGCCTAGAAATTCGAATGTGGGAATGATTGATCCTGTAAGAGAGGATTTTTCTGGATTTGTCTTTAAAATTCAGGCTAATATGAATCCTGCCCATCGGGATCGTATTGCATTTGTGCGCATTTGTTCAGGAAAATTTGAAAGAGGCATGAATGTCAGTCTTTCAAGAACAGGTAAGCCGATGAAACTTTCTCAATCCACCTCGTTTCTTGCAGATGACCGCAGTACCGTGGATATGGCAGTCAGCGGTGACATTATAGGACTGTATGATACGGGGACCTATCAGATAGGCGATACGATTACTTCAGGAAAAGAAGCCATCCAGTTTGAAAAGCTTCCTCAATTTGCTCCTGAGTTATTTGTAAAGGTAACAGCTAAAAACGTTATGAAGCAAAAAAGCTTCCATAAAGGAATTGTCCAGCTTGTGCAAGAGGGAGCCATTCAGCTGTATAAAACGTACCGTACAGATGATTATATACTGGGCGCTGTCGGGCAGCTGCAATTTGAAGTATTTGAACACAGAATGAAGAATGAATACAATTCTGATGTTATTATGGAACCAATCGGCTCCAAGATACCTCGCTGGATTGAAGAAACTCAGGTGAACGAATCGCTTTCAAGCTCCCGGAGCCTGCTTGTCAAAGACCGTTTCGATAAGCCATTATTCCTTTTTGAGAATGATTTTGCTTTAAGATGGTTCCAGGATAAGAATCCTGGAATAAAGCTCAGCAATCCAATGGAATAG
- a CDS encoding YueH family protein — protein sequence MKIRKTTLRGNPIDVFIYENKKDEYFVMAIPELEWSIHFSYDEEDEDLKERLIASLDQKAAAGTDAVDLGRRLLQWAKEM from the coding sequence TTGAAGATTAGAAAAACGACACTGCGTGGTAATCCAATCGATGTATTTATATATGAAAATAAAAAGGATGAATATTTCGTCATGGCCATTCCCGAACTAGAGTGGTCTATCCATTTTTCTTATGATGAAGAAGATGAAGATTTAAAGGAACGGCTAATTGCTTCTTTGGATCAAAAAGCAGCAGCTGGCACTGATGCAGTTGACCTTGGACGCAGACTTTTGCAGTGGGCCAAGGAGATGTAA
- a CDS encoding M42 family metallopeptidase, whose protein sequence is MNINTYVKPKETMDLIKKLVTIPSPTGNTAEVIAFCEKYLKESNVEGCRNRKGGLIVTLPGTDQKQHRMLTAHVDTLGAMVKEVKTNGRLKLSMVGGFAWNAIEGENCQIETSTGKCYTGTILMHQTSVHVYKDAGKADRNEENIEVRIDAKVQCEEDVRELGIREGDFVSFDPRVQITDSGYIKSRHLDDKASTAILLRIIQNIKEHNITLPYTTHFLISNNEEIGYGGNSNITPETIEYLAVDMGALGDGQASDEYTVSICAKDSSGPYHYGLRKHLVELAEKNGLDYKVDIYPYYGSDASAAIKAGHDIIHGLVGPGIESSHAYERTHETSIENTEKLLYAYLQSEIIKY, encoded by the coding sequence ATGAATATAAATACATATGTGAAGCCTAAAGAAACCATGGATTTGATTAAAAAGCTGGTGACAATACCCAGCCCTACAGGAAATACAGCTGAAGTAATTGCCTTTTGCGAAAAATATTTAAAAGAGTCCAACGTTGAAGGTTGCCGAAATCGAAAAGGCGGCTTGATTGTTACGCTTCCTGGTACTGACCAAAAACAGCACAGGATGTTAACGGCCCATGTGGATACTCTTGGTGCAATGGTAAAGGAAGTTAAAACGAACGGTCGGCTTAAGCTTTCGATGGTAGGGGGATTTGCCTGGAATGCAATAGAAGGTGAAAATTGCCAGATTGAAACCTCGACAGGAAAATGCTATACGGGCACTATTCTTATGCACCAAACATCTGTACATGTTTATAAGGATGCAGGAAAGGCTGACCGTAATGAAGAAAATATTGAAGTTAGGATTGATGCGAAGGTTCAATGCGAAGAAGATGTAAGAGAGCTGGGAATAAGGGAAGGGGATTTTGTTTCCTTTGACCCAAGAGTACAGATAACCGACAGCGGTTATATAAAGTCCAGACATTTAGATGATAAAGCAAGTACGGCCATTTTGTTAAGAATAATACAAAATATTAAAGAACATAATATTACACTTCCGTATACAACTCATTTCCTGATTTCTAACAATGAAGAAATCGGGTATGGAGGAAATTCAAATATTACACCGGAAACGATTGAATATCTTGCAGTAGACATGGGAGCATTAGGAGATGGGCAGGCATCCGATGAATATACCGTATCCATTTGTGCTAAGGATTCAAGCGGTCCTTATCATTACGGATTGAGAAAACATTTAGTGGAATTGGCTGAGAAAAATGGTCTTGACTATAAAGTGGATATCTATCCTTATTATGGTTCAGACGCATCTGCTGCCATTAAAGCAGGTCATGATATTATTCATGGCTTAGTCGGACCTGGAATAGAGTCTTCGCATGCTTATGAAAGAACCCATGAAACTTCAATTGAAAATACTGAAAAGCTGTTATATGCGTATCTCCAGTCTGAAATTATAAAATATTAG
- a CDS encoding OsmC family protein, producing the protein MAEHHFHLTAEWPGGRNSVGIIDAGNLKTKVSIPPEMDGPGIGTNPDEMLLGAASTCYIITLAAMLERSSIETRSLSLESEAVVEVIRGVNTFKRIVHRPFIVLPSESSKELVEKVQKLAEKAESSCMISKAVMGNVELALEVKITCD; encoded by the coding sequence TTGGCTGAACATCATTTTCATTTAACCGCTGAGTGGCCTGGAGGAAGAAATAGCGTTGGCATTATTGATGCAGGAAATTTAAAGACAAAGGTTTCTATTCCTCCTGAAATGGATGGGCCCGGCATTGGAACAAATCCCGATGAAATGCTGCTCGGGGCAGCTTCTACTTGCTATATCATAACATTAGCAGCCATGTTGGAGCGCAGTTCGATTGAAACCCGTTCTCTTTCACTTGAATCTGAGGCCGTGGTGGAAGTGATAAGAGGGGTAAATACATTTAAGAGAATTGTCCACCGGCCTTTCATCGTACTTCCCAGTGAGAGCAGTAAGGAGCTAGTCGAAAAGGTACAAAAACTGGCTGAAAAAGCAGAAAGCAGCTGCATGATTTCCAAAGCAGTAATGGGAAACGTTGAATTAGCTCTTGAAGTAAAAATTACATGTGACTAA
- a CDS encoding Gfo/Idh/MocA family protein: protein MKLATIGTSWITSEFIEAAKESGKLSLAAVYSRSKEAAKRFAEKHQAETSYHHLDEMAKDKNIDIVYIASPNSLHYEQAILFLKNGKHVICEKPCFSNSKELHNAYQTANEHKVFLFEAIRNIHTPNFKKLKEKLSDTGSIRSVFFQYQQYSSRYDAFLAGEEPNVFSLKFSGGSLMDLGVYPLFLAVSLFGKPEKVSYTPVILRNGIDGAGTLILQYGKFVCTILASKIVQSNLDCEIAGEKGSILFNKASLLKKLEIIDYRTKQQKSFACEQKERDMVYEILEFTRIIEEDDHETYHDLQDLSDTVASITEDARMQNNIVFDIEQY, encoded by the coding sequence ATGAAACTTGCCACAATTGGAACGAGCTGGATTACCTCTGAATTTATAGAGGCCGCTAAGGAGTCAGGAAAATTATCTCTGGCTGCAGTTTACTCCCGTTCTAAAGAAGCAGCGAAGAGATTTGCAGAAAAACATCAGGCAGAGACCAGCTATCATCACTTGGACGAAATGGCGAAAGACAAAAATATCGATATTGTTTACATAGCTTCTCCCAATTCACTTCATTATGAACAAGCCATTCTATTCCTAAAGAACGGAAAGCATGTAATTTGCGAAAAGCCTTGCTTTTCCAACAGTAAAGAATTACATAATGCATATCAAACAGCTAACGAACATAAGGTTTTTCTTTTTGAGGCCATACGGAACATTCACACGCCCAATTTCAAAAAATTGAAAGAGAAGTTATCCGATACTGGCTCTATCCGGAGTGTTTTTTTTCAATATCAACAGTATTCTTCCCGTTACGACGCATTTCTAGCAGGAGAAGAACCTAATGTATTTTCTCTTAAATTTTCTGGGGGTTCACTCATGGATTTGGGGGTCTATCCCTTATTTCTGGCTGTATCGCTTTTCGGAAAACCAGAAAAGGTATCCTATACCCCTGTTATCCTTCGGAACGGAATTGATGGTGCTGGTACCCTTATTCTTCAATACGGAAAATTTGTCTGTACCATCTTGGCATCGAAAATTGTACAGTCTAATTTGGATTGTGAAATTGCTGGGGAAAAAGGTAGTATTTTATTCAACAAAGCTTCTCTTTTAAAGAAGCTTGAAATTATTGATTATCGAACAAAGCAGCAGAAGTCTTTTGCATGTGAACAGAAGGAAAGAGACATGGTATACGAAATTCTGGAGTTTACCAGGATTATAGAAGAAGACGACCATGAAACCTATCATGATTTACAAGACTTAAGTGATACTGTTGCTTCCATTACAGAAGACGCCAGAATGCAAAACAATATTGTTTTTGATATAGAACAATACTGA
- the glpX gene encoding class II fructose-bisphosphatase produces MDRSLSIELVRVTEVAALSAGRWMGRGKKDEVDEAATQGMRDMFNTINMRGTVVIGEGEMDEAPMLYIGEELGTGDGPEFDIAVDPLEGTNIVAAGTWNALATIAVAEKGALLHAPDMYMEKIAVGPEAAGKIDLNAPVIENLKAVAKAKNKDVDDLVVAILDRERHQSMINEIRSAGARIKLIQDGDVAAAINTAFENTGVDILLGSGGAPEGVLAATALKCLGGEFQGKLLPQTQEELDRCRKMGIDDVNRVLLMDDLVKGEDAFFVATGVTDGELLKGVQYKGNFGTTHSVVMRAKTGTLRFIEGRHRLKKEPALV; encoded by the coding sequence ATGGATAGAAGTTTGTCAATTGAACTAGTGCGTGTAACAGAAGTAGCAGCTCTGTCTGCCGGAAGATGGATGGGAAGAGGAAAAAAGGACGAGGTAGATGAAGCTGCCACACAAGGTATGCGGGATATGTTTAATACAATCAATATGAGAGGCACTGTTGTCATTGGTGAAGGAGAAATGGACGAAGCTCCAATGCTTTATATTGGGGAAGAATTGGGGACAGGAGACGGTCCTGAATTTGACATAGCAGTCGACCCGCTTGAAGGGACGAATATCGTTGCAGCAGGTACCTGGAATGCATTAGCTACGATTGCAGTGGCAGAAAAGGGAGCTTTACTTCATGCTCCGGATATGTATATGGAGAAAATTGCCGTTGGTCCTGAAGCTGCCGGGAAAATTGATTTAAACGCACCTGTGATTGAAAATTTAAAAGCTGTTGCAAAAGCCAAAAACAAGGATGTTGATGATTTAGTTGTTGCCATTCTGGATCGTGAAAGGCATCAAAGCATGATTAATGAAATCCGTTCTGCCGGAGCGAGAATTAAGCTTATACAAGATGGGGATGTGGCAGCTGCCATTAATACAGCCTTTGAAAACACAGGTGTTGATATTCTCCTCGGATCTGGAGGTGCTCCAGAAGGGGTACTTGCAGCTACAGCATTAAAGTGTCTTGGCGGAGAATTTCAGGGTAAACTGCTTCCTCAAACACAGGAAGAATTGGACCGCTGCCGTAAAATGGGCATTGATGATGTAAATCGCGTGTTATTGATGGACGATCTGGTAAAAGGGGAGGATGCCTTTTTTGTAGCGACGGGCGTAACAGACGGGGAGCTTCTTAAAGGTGTTCAGTATAAAGGCAATTTCGGTACGACTCATTCCGTTGTAATGCGCGCAAAAACCGGGACCCTTCGATTTATTGAAGGCCGCCATCGCTTGAAAAAAGAGCCTGCTTTAGTTTAA
- a CDS encoding BA3454 family stress response protein, whose protein sequence is MIEITLTVEMCGKQYQTNVIARKGTMKEDIIRLAEEQVKKQWL, encoded by the coding sequence ATGATTGAAATTACTCTTACAGTTGAAATGTGCGGTAAGCAATATCAAACAAATGTTATTGCACGTAAAGGTACAATGAAGGAAGACATAATTCGTTTAGCTGAAGAACAAGTAAAAAAACAATGGCTTTAA